A segment of the Cohnella algarum genome:
ATTTGTCGCACTCGTTCCCGAACTCTTCCAGAGAGCGTATAGAGTCGGTCATGACCTTTACCAAATAATTATGTTCCCCGCTTATGCGGTGACATTCGACGACATAGGGAGACGCGCGGACAAAATCGACAAACGCCGTGCAATCGCGGGTTCGGAAGAGGAAATAGGCAGCGGTGGATTTTCCGATTTTTTCCGGAGAGACGATCGTCCGATATTCCTCGATCATTCCTTTTTCCTCCAACCGTTTCACTCGTTCCGTTACGGCGGGCTGGGACAGGTTCACGGCTTTGCCCAGCTCCGTCATGGAAATTCTCGCCTGATTCTGAAGATGGAACAGAATTTGTCTGTCGATTTGATCCATATGCAATTCCTCCTATTAATTAAAGGCATTTAGATTTTATTAATTTTGTTATTTAAGCAAATCATTGAATTTGAATTAATTTTAAATGAAAGCCTGCGAAGCAATCAACATGAAAATCATCGCTTGACCCTCACATTAATGTCAGGGTTTACAATGAAGGCGATCGATCTAGCGGAGGCGATAAACATGAAAATCGGAGAGCTCGCGGCGCGCACCGGGGCGAGCGTTCGTTCGCTGCGCTATTATGAGGAGCAAGGGCTATTGACGCCGGTTCGGAGCGGGAACGGCTACCGGGATTATTCGCCGTTTGCGGAAGAACAAGTGCGGACGATTCAGCTGTACCTCAATCTCGGGTTGACGACGGAGCAGATCGCCGGCTTTTTGAACTGCGTGTTGAAAAACAAGGAAGCGTTCTGCAGCGAAGTGCTCCCGGTTTATCGCCAAAAGCTCGAAGAGATCGAAACCCAAATCCGCCTGCTGCAGAACATCAAGTCGAATTTGGAGGATCGCATCCGGTCGATTTTGGAGGAGCGGCAGCAGGCCGAAACGGAGGAAAAAACATGAGCCTGCAAACGGTCGACGCTTCAACCTTTCAAAGCGCCGTTCGGGAAAACGAAGTGACGCTGGTCGAATTCGGCGCGGAGTGGTGCCCTCCCTGCAAAGTTTTGCTGCCTATTCTGGAGGAGATGGACCGAGAAGAAGGAGGCCGGGCGGCGATATTGCAAGTCGATTGCGACGAATCGCCGGAGCTCGCTTCGGCGTACGGCGTGATGTCGATGCCGACCGTCATCGTGTTTCATCGCGGCGAACCGGCGGACAAATTTGTCGGACTCCGGCCCAAGAGCGTCTATCAAACGGCGTTGGCCAGGTATCGAAGCGGGGAAACGGACGCCGGCTGACCCGTCGAGCGAAAATCGCGGAAAACGAACCGCGCGGCAATTGAACTTGGCAACTTGCATAAGCTATACTTTTCATAGCTTGCAAGAGCTGGAATTTTGCCTTCTCTTGAAGGTTGAAATGAAGGAGCCTGACACTTGCCGACCGAACGGACCCGAATTTCCGCCAAATGGAAGACGCTCGCGATATTGGGGTTATTTCTGATCCTTCTCGCGGGCTTAAGACTCATATGGATCGGCTGGTTTCATCACGAGGACCAGCCGCATGCGGCGAACGGACTGCTGGATTTGCGGAACTGGGATGCCGGCGCGGGCCGCACCGTTACGCTGGACGGAGAGTGGGAATTTTATCCGCACGTTTGGCTGATGGACGGCGACGATCCGACGGCGGCATCCGATCAGGGCCAACCTTCCGCCATCCAGGTCCCCGGCGCCTGGAACGCCTCCTTGCGGCCGGGAGAAGAGACGCCTTACGGCTACGGATCCTATCGTTTGCGCATTCTCGTCGATCCGGAAAGCGAGGCAACCTACAGCATCCGCATTCCGAGCGTCCGCAGTGCGTCGGCGTTATACGTCGACGGCCGTCTGCTGGCCAAGTCTGGAGAGCCCGCCGAGAGCGCACGGGAGTTTGTTCCGTATAACATCCCGTACACTTCTTCGTTCGCGCCGAACGGCAGCGGCGAAATTGAAGTCGTCATTCAGGCGGCGAATTATGCCGACCCCCGCGACGGCGGCATCGTGCGTTCGATCAAGTTCGGGGCGGAGGAAGCGATCGCCCGGGAGACCCAGCTGTCGGTTTCCATGCAGCAACTGGTCGCTGTCGTTTTTTTGCTGCATGCCGTCTATGCGTTTATTTTGTTTTTCGTCGGAAACCGGGACCGAAAGCTGATTTATTTTTCCCTGCTTCTCGTCAGCGCGACGCTGATGCACCTGCTCGGTTCCGAAGAAAAACTGTTGTCGTACTGGACCCCGATCGATTACGAATGGGGATTCAAGCTGGTCCATTTCTCTATGGTCGCCGTAGGTTACGGTTTGCTCCAAAGCACCCGCCACCTGCAGCCCGAAGGCTGGCGAAAATTCATCCCGATTTATTCCGCCTTGTGCGCCGGGGCCGCCTTCCTGTCGCTGCTTTTGCCCGTCCGGCATTTGGTGACGGCGCAGCCGGCCTATGCGCTGATCATGGGGGTCGGAATCGCGGCGTCCGGCTTGTCCGTGCTTTTTACTTCCATCAAGGAATTAAAAGAAAACGTACTGCTGCTTCTGTCTCTGGTTGCGTTCAACAGCCATTTCGGCTGGTGGGGCATTCATCTTGCGACCGGCAT
Coding sequences within it:
- a CDS encoding Lrp/AsnC family transcriptional regulator — translated: MDQIDRQILFHLQNQARISMTELGKAVNLSQPAVTERVKRLEEKGMIEEYRTIVSPEKIGKSTAAYFLFRTRDCTAFVDFVRASPYVVECHRISGEHNYLVKVMTDSIRSLEEFGNECDKYGTYTTLIVMSSPVDYKPLIPTPEEASDLPRASLK
- a CDS encoding MerR family transcriptional regulator; its protein translation is MKIGELAARTGASVRSLRYYEEQGLLTPVRSGNGYRDYSPFAEEQVRTIQLYLNLGLTTEQIAGFLNCVLKNKEAFCSEVLPVYRQKLEEIETQIRLLQNIKSNLEDRIRSILEERQQAETEEKT
- a CDS encoding thioredoxin family protein, coding for MSLQTVDASTFQSAVRENEVTLVEFGAEWCPPCKVLLPILEEMDREEGGRAAILQVDCDESPELASAYGVMSMPTVIVFHRGEPADKFVGLRPKSVYQTALARYRSGETDAG